Proteins encoded in a region of the Capra hircus breed San Clemente chromosome 3, ASM170441v1, whole genome shotgun sequence genome:
- the LOC102173704 gene encoding olfactory receptor 6K2 — protein MENANQTTAHEFIFSTFPYSWRDSVICFVILLFIYAFIVVGNVVIITVVQLNIHLHTPMYFFISALSFLEIWYTTATIPKMLSCLLREKSISLNGCLLQMYFFHSTGISEVCLLTAMAFDCYLAICSPLHYPTIMTSKLCAWLTLGCCVCGFATPLPEIAWISTLPFCGSNHLEHIFCDFLPVLRLACTDTQAILMIQVVDVVHAVEIITAVMLIFMSYIGIVAVILRIRSTEGRRKAFSTCISHLTVFLLFFGSVALMYLRFSATYSLFWDTAIALAFAVVSPFFNPIIYSLRNKEIKEAIKKRMSQANIFFS, from the coding sequence ATGGAGAATGCCAATCAAACCACTGCTCACGAGTTTATCTTCTCCACTTTCCCTTATTCCTGGAGAGATTCTGTCATCTGTTTTGTTATACTGCTCTTCATTTATGCATTCATTGTTGTTGGAAATGTGGTCATCATCACAGTGGTCCAGCTGAATATTCATCTCCACACTCCCATGTACTTCTTTATCAGTGCCCTTTCTTTCCTGGAGATCTGGTATACCACAGCTACCATACCAAAGATGCTCTCTTGCCTGCTTCGTGAGAAGAGCATTTCCCTAAATGGTTGTCTCCTGCAGATGTATTTCTTCCATTCCACAGGCATCAGTGAGGTTTGTCTCTTGACAGCTATGGCCTTTGACTGCTACCTGGCCATCTGCAGCCCTCTTCATTACCCTACTATCATGACCTCAAAGCTATGTGCCTGGCTGActttaggttgctgtgtttgtGGTTTTGCCACACCCCTTCCTGAGATTGCCTGGATCTCCACACTGCCATTTTGTGGCTCTAATCACCTAGAGCATATCTTCTGTGACTTCCTCCCAGTACTACGCCTGGCCTGCACAGACACACAAGCCATCCTCATGATTCAGGTAGTGGATGTTGTCCATGCAGTGGAGATTATTACAGCTGTGATGCTCATCTTCATGTCCTACATTGGTATCGTGGCTGTAATTCTACGTATTCGTTCCACTGAGGGCCGTCGCAAGGCCTTTTCCACATGCATCTCCCACCTCACTGTATTTCTACTCTTCTTTGGCAGTGTGGCTCTCATGTACCTACGCTTCTCTGCCACCTACTCCTTATTCTGGGATACAGCCATTGCTCTGGCCTTTGCAGTTGTGTCCCCATTTTTCAACCCCATTATCTATAGCCTGAGGAATAAAGAGATAAAGGAAGCCATAAAAAAGCGCATGAGTCAAGCTAACATCTTTTTTTCATAA